The stretch of DNA CCGGTGGGCGCAATTTCGGGCACCTCGCCTACCGGGTGGAGAATGTCTACGAGACCTGTCAGCGGCTTGCCGATGCCGGCCACATCATCCACCGCCCCCCGCGCGACGGGCACATGGCCTTCGTCAAATCGCCCGACGGGATTTCGGTCGAGTTGTTGCAGGAAGGCCATCTCGAACCGGCCGAACCGTGGGTCAGCATGCCCAATACCGGCAGCTGGTAAAACGCGGCTTGCTCCACGCGCGCCGCAATATACCCGGTGTAAACCATTAAAAAATCACGGATGCTTGCGCGGCACGGGCAAGTAATGTAATTTGGCGACTTGATTGGGGGAGGGGGGTCGCCTTGTCCATTTCGGAGCCCGACCTGTGGCAGTGGCTTGCCCTGCTGCAACGTGAATTGCTGCTTTTCGCAGGTGTGTTCTTTCTGATCGGTGCGCTCGACGATCTTGCGGTCGACGGGCTGTGGCTGTGGCTCAAGGCCACGGGGCGGGCGGTGACGCAGCGGCGCAGCCGGCTGGCGCTGCGTGCGCGCAGGCTGTCGGGGCCGGTCGCGGTGCTGATCCCCGCATGGCAGGAGGCCGCAGTGATCGGCCAGACGATCCGCCACCTGCTCGCCAGCTGGCCGCAGGCCGAGCTCCGCCTCTATGTCGGCTGCTACCGCAACGATCCCGCGACGCTCGGCGCGGGGATTGCCGCAGCAGCGGGGGACACGCGCCTTCGCCTCGTGATCCACGACCGCGAGGGGCCGACCACAAAGGCCGATTGCCTCAACCGCCTGTTCGCCGCGCTGCTGCTCGACGAAGAACGCGCCGGACGCCGCTTTGCCGCGATTGTCTTCCACGATGCCGAGGACATGGTCGATCCCGCCGGGCTCGGCCTGCTGGATGAAACCATCGCGCAAGGGGCCGATTTCGTGCAACTGCCGGTCGAGCCGCTGGTGGTGCGCCATCGCGGCTGGCTCGCACGGCAAATCGGCAGCCATTATTGCGAGGAATTCGCCGAGGCGCACGGCAAGGCGATGGTGGTGCGCGACGCGCTTGGGGCGGGCCTGCCGGGGGCGGGCGTGGGCTGTGCCGCCTCGCGCCGCGCGATCGACCGGCTGATCGCGCGGCATCAGGCGCAGGGCGGCGGCGGTCTGCCCTTCGCCGACGATTCGCTGACCGAGGATTACGAGCTCGGCCTCGCCATCGCAGCGGCGGGCGGGCGCTGCCGCTTTGTCCGTGCGCGCGGCGGGGACGGGCGGCTGATCGCCACCCGCGCCTTCTTTCCGCACAGCTTCGACACGGTGATCCGCCAGAAGAGCCGCTGGGTGCTGGGGATCGCCTTGCAGGGCTGGGACCGGGTCGGCTGGGCCGGAGGCGCATCGGAGTTCTGGATGCGCGCGCGCGACCGGCGCGGGCCGCTGACCGCGCTGGTGCTGCTGGCGGGCTACGCGCTGGTGCTGCTGACCGGGCTCATGGGCGTGGCGGT from Porphyrobacter sp. YT40 encodes:
- a CDS encoding VOC family protein; this translates as MVKYLHSMIRVTDPEATVAFFELIGLKEVRRFDSEAGRFTLIFLAAPGQEGLAEVELTYNWPPEDGSAPEDYTGGRNFGHLAYRVENVYETCQRLADAGHIIHRPPRDGHMAFVKSPDGISVELLQEGHLEPAEPWVSMPNTGSW
- a CDS encoding glycosyl transferase family protein, translating into MSISEPDLWQWLALLQRELLLFAGVFFLIGALDDLAVDGLWLWLKATGRAVTQRRSRLALRARRLSGPVAVLIPAWQEAAVIGQTIRHLLASWPQAELRLYVGCYRNDPATLGAGIAAAAGDTRLRLVIHDREGPTTKADCLNRLFAALLLDEERAGRRFAAIVFHDAEDMVDPAGLGLLDETIAQGADFVQLPVEPLVVRHRGWLARQIGSHYCEEFAEAHGKAMVVRDALGAGLPGAGVGCAASRRAIDRLIARHQAQGGGGLPFADDSLTEDYELGLAIAAAGGRCRFVRARGGDGRLIATRAFFPHSFDTVIRQKSRWVLGIALQGWDRVGWAGGASEFWMRARDRRGPLTALVLLAGYALVLLTGLMGVAVVAGVAEPAPLTPLLAAVLIANALAFAWRIVMRFAFTAREYGLAEGLWAVLRLPLANVVAIIAGRRAVFAYARNLGGRAVVWDKTEHDAHPASGEAIKAGPA